ACACAATTATCAGCCACCGTTCAACAACCACGATTATGACTCCGATTGACGGTAGGCGCGATGAATTCTTCAACATTATCACTCGTCACACGAATGacataaacaaaccaacgTGAGCAAAGATATGAATGAGTACCATCCCTTACAGAATGCACCGCTTAACATGCGTTCGCTTCAAAACAAAGCCGCTGCTACGATCTACCATTGAAAATGGTCGCTGTTATGCGCAAAACCTGTCGCAGCACTTACTAACCACCGGCTACCACCGGCTAGACGGGACAATCAAAAGCCCCAGCGCTTCATTCACTGCGCTCGGAAGGGGTCGATTTAAAGCGCTCGCTAAAGCAAACAACCATTTGCACACAATGTCGCTGGCCGCAGCCCAAGCCGGCCGGCATTAAAAACCAATTATCGTACTGCACGCGGTTGTACATGTGGGGTGCGCGACGACGGCAACGGGGTGGCTGCAGCATTGCACAAACACTCGTGCAGAAACCATAGGTAAGATCGTCGGAAAATCGCTCTATGTGTCAGCGGCCGGAAACGAGGGAATTAAAGTGAAAGAGGAGTAGCTTTGGGTGAATGGTGGCgggtttggtccggtccgCAGGGTCTGATGATGGATCGATGTGCAACCCCGTCCGATCGTCTGACAAATttaccagtgtgtgtgtgtgtctggatGTGTGGCGAACGGCGAGCAACCTCTATATAAAAGAGCATCTGGAAGGTGCTTTACATAACCGGTCCGTGGTGCACGGTGGACGCCGTCTCGTTGTCTTTTTCGATCAGTGCCCAAAGttcaaaaagggggaaaaaaaaacatcttcctTCTCTGCTAAGACGTACGCACACAGACGCACACCACATAGCGCAAGAACGGTTTGCGCAGGGTCCCGAACTGAccgtctgtctgtctgtctcgCCGTCTGGTCAACAGGGGGACCGACTACAGCGACCCGGCTCAGTCTTTGTTGTGCACTCGCACCGAGCGGAACGAACCGTCGGACGGGAAAGAAACCCGGAacattgtgtgtttgtgtgtgcggcaAACGAAAGGCGCTCCCTCAGTCGGCAACGAGATGGTGCTGCGTGTGACCGTTATGTGCGGTGTGCTGGCGTTGGTGATGGCCCGCGGACAGGCAGCGAACCCGACCGGCGACGCATTCACGCGCAACGAAATAGTGCCCGATCTGATCGACGTCGCACCGGAGCAAACGATCAAGATCACGTACCCGGAGTCGGATGTGGAGGTGTCGCTCGGCAACCAGCTCACCCCGACGCAGGTACGATCGCAGCCGAAGCTGTGCTGGGGCGTGGAAACGAACGCCCTCTACACGCTGCTGATGGCCGACCCGGATGCACCATCGCGCAGCAACCCGGAGATGCGCAGCTGGAAACACTGGGTGGTGGGCAACATTCCCGGCATGGATGTGGCGGCCGGTGAGATACTGGCGGACTACGTCGGGTCCGGCCCACCCCAGGGTACCGGGCTGCATCGGTACGTGTTTCTCGTGTACAAGCAGCAGGACCGTGTAACGTTCAACGAAACGGTGCTCAGCAGCAGGTAGGTCTTTGTCCGCACCACCCGTGCGGCCAGCTCGTGCAAAGACGATCAGTACATACGCATCTC
This region of Anopheles marshallii chromosome 2, idAnoMarsDA_429_01, whole genome shotgun sequence genomic DNA includes:
- the LOC128719478 gene encoding protein D3-like translates to MVLRVTVMCGVLALVMARGQAANPTGDAFTRNEIVPDLIDVAPEQTIKITYPESDVEVSLGNQLTPTQVRSQPKLCWGVETNALYTLLMADPDAPSRSNPEMRSWKHWVVGNIPGMDVAAGEILADYVGSGPPQGTGLHRYVFLVYKQQDRVTFNETVLSSRNPNRGKWNPAEFAKRYELGDPVAGNFYQAQYDDYVPELYATFTDTT